From the genome of Bacteroides sp. MSB163, one region includes:
- the ndk gene encoding nucleoside-diphosphate kinase: protein MMEKTLVILKPCTLQRGLVGEITNRFERKGLRLAGMKMVQLTDEVLSEHYGHLSAKPFFQRVKDSMMACPVIVCCFEGVDAIEAVRVLTGPTNGRKAAPGTIRGDYSMSFQENIVHASDSPEAAEVELKRFFKPEEIFDYKQATFDFLYANDEY, encoded by the coding sequence ATGATGGAAAAAACACTGGTTATTTTGAAACCATGTACCCTCCAAAGAGGCTTGGTAGGTGAGATTACGAACAGATTCGAACGTAAAGGCTTGCGTCTGGCCGGAATGAAAATGGTTCAGCTGACGGATGAAGTGCTCAGTGAGCATTACGGCCATTTAAGTGCGAAGCCCTTCTTTCAGCGCGTGAAGGATTCGATGATGGCCTGTCCGGTTATCGTGTGTTGTTTTGAAGGGGTAGATGCCATTGAAGCGGTGAGAGTTTTGACTGGCCCTACCAATGGCAGGAAGGCGGCTCCCGGAACCATCCGCGGAGATTACAGTATGAGCTTCCAGGAAAATATCGTTCATGCATCCGACTCACCCGAAGCGGCTGAAGTGGAATTGAAAAGATTTTTTAAACCGGAAGAAATATTTGACTATAAGCAGGCTACATTCGACTTCTTGTATGCTAATGACGAGTATTAG